A single genomic interval of Candidatus Bipolaricaulota bacterium harbors:
- a CDS encoding outer membrane lipoprotein-sorting protein: MKKSTLLALVAVALGVVVLGGVVYAADLTGNQILHKMVDHQDEIMSGSMIMTMKLENVYSDGTSGENVFSGITKRSTDPSVPDKALIYYKEPEDVKGTIFLAITPDEGDSRMWLYLPALGSAKELVSEEQEQSFAGSTFSYKDIGSASSIEDDYDAELIGEEAVTVAGKSYDCYVLKLTAKPDADVDYPTQKIWVSKDFWTSLKGESYNEDGKLEITMEVVKLGKFEGNVVPDEMFSKNVIEGNSTRMIFLERKRPASEIPDSVFDPNNLASFDPSAYGL; the protein is encoded by the coding sequence ATGAAAAAGTCTACACTACTTGCGTTGGTAGCCGTTGCGCTAGGCGTGGTCGTCCTCGGAGGGGTCGTCTACGCCGCTGATCTCACCGGAAATCAGATCCTGCATAAGATGGTCGATCACCAGGATGAGATCATGAGCGGCAGCATGATCATGACGATGAAGCTCGAGAACGTCTACTCGGATGGGACGAGCGGAGAGAACGTGTTCTCCGGTATCACTAAGCGCTCGACCGACCCGAGCGTGCCGGACAAGGCACTGATATACTACAAGGAGCCGGAGGATGTGAAAGGGACGATCTTCCTTGCCATCACACCGGATGAGGGAGACTCCCGCATGTGGCTCTATCTACCTGCCCTGGGGAGCGCAAAGGAGCTCGTCAGTGAGGAGCAGGAGCAGAGCTTCGCCGGGAGCACCTTCTCCTACAAGGACATCGGGAGTGCGTCCAGCATAGAGGACGACTATGACGCTGAGCTGATCGGGGAAGAGGCCGTGACGGTCGCTGGAAAGTCCTACGACTGCTACGTGCTCAAACTGACCGCCAAGCCCGATGCAGATGTGGATTACCCGACACAGAAGATCTGGGTCTCCAAGGACTTCTGGACGTCACTCAAGGGCGAGAGCTACAACGAAGACGGGAAGCTCGAGATAACGATGGAGGTTGTCAAGCTGGGGAAATTCGAGGGGAACGTTGTGCCGGACGAGATGTTCAGCAAGAACGTCATCGAAGGGAACTCGACCAGGATGATATTCCTGGAGCGGAAGCGCCCGGCAAGCGAGATTCCTGATTCGGTATTCGACCCGAACAACCTCGCCTCGTTCGATCCGA